In Cryptomeria japonica chromosome 10, Sugi_1.0, whole genome shotgun sequence, a genomic segment contains:
- the LOC131047349 gene encoding beta-glucosidase 18 — MSVMKGNANMSRVIVVIMIMVTTVLGEVEVDRSSFPPGFIFGTASSSYQVEGAYLEDGKGLNNWDVFTHTHPGNIADRSNGDVADDHYHRYKKDIDLMHSLGVDSYRFSVSWSRILPAGRGAVNMEGIKFYNNLIDTLLSKGIEPFVTLNHYDLPQNLQDSYGGWLSPHIIKDFEAFADICFAAFGDRVKYWATFNEPNIFVRFGYLSGFFPPSRCSWPFGNCSDGNSETEPYLAAHNVILSHAAAVDVYRTKYQNKQGGSMGIVICAGWYEPLRNIPDDRVAVDRLLAFDTAWFLDPIVYGDYPPEMRQMLGRRLPTFPKEMSEKVRGSYDFIGINHYSTSYAKDCLFSPCLKIQYAPDALVYTTGERDGVPIGEPTGMAGSFVVPYGMERIVMYVKERYNNPVIIITENGYGQQSDPSAPVADILNDGGRIKLMKSYLTHLAAAIQKGADVRGYFAWSILDNFEWLNGYTKRFGLYYVDYATQKRIPKLSADWYKNFLNKNHGSYKIRNNKVQTEVI; from the exons ATGTCTGTCATGAAGGGGAATGCAAATATGTCGAGAGTAATAGTTGTGATTATGATAATGGTGACTACAGTTTTAGGAGAAGTTGAGGTTGATAGAAGCAGTTTTCCTCCTGGATTTATCTTTGGAACTGCCTCTTCTTCCTATCAG GTGGAAGGTGCTTATCTGGAAGATGGAAAGGGTCTAAACAATTGGGATGTTTTTACGCACACTCATCCAG GAAATATTGCTGACAGAAGCAATGGGGATGTAGCTGATGACCACTACCATCGTTACAAG AAAGATATTGATTTGATGCATTCTCTTGGAGTGGATTCCTATCGCTTCTCCGTATCATGGTCTCGTATTCTTCCAG CTGGAAGAGGAGCTGTCAACATGGAGGGAATAAAGTTTTATAATAATCTCATCGACACCCTATTGTCAAAGG GAATTGAACCATTCGTGACGTTAAATCATTATGATCTTCCACAGAATTTACAAGACTCCTACGGGGGCTGGTTAAGTCCCCACATCAT AAAGGACTTCGAAGCATTTGCAGACATTTGCTTTGCAGCTTTTGGAGACAGAGTGAAATACTGGGCAACATTCAATGAGCCGAATATATTTGTTCGATTTGGTTATCTTTCAGGATTTTTTCCTCCTTCTCGGTGTTCATGGCCTTTTGGGAATTGTAGTGATGGCAATTCAGAGACAGAACCCTACCTGGCTGCTCATAATGTTATATTATCACATGCAGCAGCTGTTGATGTCTATAGAACAAAATATCAG AACAAGCAGGGAGGCTCCATGGGTATAGTGATCTGTGCTGGGTGGTACGAACCTCTGAGGAACATACCAGATGACAGAGTTGCAGTTgacagattgttggcatttgacacaGCTTG GTTTCTAGACCCTATTGTGTATGGGGATTATCCTCCTGAAATGCGGCAAATGTTAGGGCGTCGTCTGCCTACTTTTCCCAAAGAAATGTCAGAGAAAGTGAGGGGCTCATATGATTTTATTGGCATAAACCATTACTCAACATCATATGCCAAGGATTGCCTCTTCTCACCTTGTTTGAAAATACAGTATGCTCCAGATGCCTTAGTTTATACAACGG GTGAGAGAGATGGAGTTCCTATAGGCGAGCCA ACGGGCATGGCGGGATCTTTTGTTGTGCCATATGGCATGGAAAGGATTGTGATGTACGTGAAAGAAAGATACAACAATCCTGTAATTATCATCACAGAAAATG GGTATGGTCAGCAGAGTGATCCATCAGCCCCAGTGGCAGATATTTTAAATGATGGTGGAAGAATCAAACTAATGAAAAGCTATCTGACCCATTTGGCGGCTGCAATACA GAAAGGAGCAGACGTAAGAGGTTATTTTGCATGGTCGATTCTGGACAATTTCGAGTGGTTAAATGGCTACACTAAACGTTTTGGCCTTTACTATGTTGATTACGCCACCCAGAAACGAATTCCAAAGCTTTCTGCTGACTGGTACAAGAACTTCCTCAACAAAAATCATGGATCATACAAAATTCGAAACAACAAAGTACAGACGGAAGTCATCTAA